ATGGGATTAGTCGACTGTGCCCGataggtcagtcgcctgtgcctattctgtttatatatttttcaaactcAGTAGCTCCACAGTTGCCTAATGATTTAACATCAGTCGTCTGTCCTTTTAgcaactgtaacgccccaacctaggtctgttagggagcactacgtctctcctcctccactctGACTGGGGTggaccttatcagactaatgactgaccctacaaaccaacacgtgtcattttcagtgtgttttatcctcaTTCACAcgcttcctgagaaaacttcctagaaggtcacccatcccaagattacttcaAACTAAGGGGGGCAGACCTAAtcagactaatgattggccccatagaccaacacgcctccttttcagtatgttttgtcctcactcacacacttcttgaaaaaacttcccaaaaggtcacccatcctaagattacttCAAGTTAAGCACGCTTAAtcgtgaagttcttatgggaaggttcccgaaaagaaaagtgcaccttgttgatataggtagtaacatctagtccttttaagtctttcttccacggggtatcacattctcctccacttacagaacgcaacatcctcgttgcgaacccacatttctaaacccaggcgatgtgaatctcatcacacttccggctgggtaattgctcttaaaccattttgtaacgccccaatctaggtctgccaaggagcactatgtctctcctcctccacctagactagacaacagggggggccttatcggactaatgactagtcccacaaaccaacacgtgtcattttcagtgtgttttgtcctcacttacatacttcctaagaaaacttcccagaaggtcaccatCCAAAGATTACTCCAAGTTAAGCATGCTTAACCATGATGTTTTTATGAGAAGGTTCCCAAAAAGAAAAGTGCACATTGTttatataggtagtaacatctaatccttttaagcctttcttccacaggATATCATAGCAACACttgtttttcattatttttggttccaaacttaattcatgtaatggaaaacttaatttggacttaatgaaaatattttccacgtataaaaataggtatctaagtccaatgacatatccttAGAGCTTCAATCAattaatattgagttttgaagtatttacatgagactttcatcaACCTATTCTATCTAAGTGTCTGAGTTTTCTTTATGCACTACTTCAATGAGCTTCATATCTCACATAGTTGTATATTCTTCATGAGTCATGACTTTTAAGTGTTCAAGTCCACTAATCTCTTCAAGTATGCTCACAACaacacttaagtcctgaaactcaaacttatatagacatgttaagtatccttgatttgttatcattaaaacgaGATCAAGCCTTGTCAAGCCAACATCTAAATTTCAAAttatcaacataaacaacaattatagaaAATATGGATTCTGATAAAATTGCACAGACAAATTTAATcttttatgaatccttctttcacaaggcactcaatcgattgtaccacatgcgtctATGTTGCTTTAATCTATATAAGAAACGTTGGAGTTTAACTAAACATAAATTTCTAGATTTTGCTTTAGGCAATTTAAATCTTTCAGAGATTTTTCATCTAAATTTCACTATTCAATGATCCATGTTGTTACTATGTCTATATGACACATGCTCAGTCGTTCAACGACTGCTAGGCCAATTAAGAATCCGAAAGTGATTTCATCCATTACCGGAGAATATGCCTCCTCATAATCAATTACAGGCTTTTGTGAGAAACCTTGTGTCACAAGTCTTACTTTATATcaagtaattttattattttcatttcgcttgtGCACAAATACTCATTTGTATTCAAtgggttggacatcttctggtgtctggactacatgtccaaaaacttctctttttgatagagagtttaattctgatgtgatagtCTCTCTCTATTTTGGTCAATCACTtttatatcgacattcattaacagatttaggttaaggatcctcattacttttggtaatgttatcattactTCTAGTAATGCCAGTAAAGGATcatcattacttctggtaatgttagTTTGGATCCTTATTACTTCTGGTAATACGATAGatactgcatatgcaaatgtgttttgacaacaactttatttctatcccacatttctcctgTACAATGAATTGagatcttattattatttttaggtacctgtcccttttcaagAGATGTCTCTTCAAGAGTTTTCTCTTCAAGAAGTTCCATAATGAGGATTTCATTTTTTAGGAGAAATGACtttgtgaatgtcgaatggattatccGCATAAAGACAACCATCCATttataacattattattattattattattaatgtcaTCAGTTTGGATTGGTTTGGGTGAGTTACACACTCAACCTACAGTTGTAGGTTGGTAGCTACCTCAACTTTCACAGCCCCATCGCTAATTTGCAGCCGACACCTCCACCATTCCTAATTAATTGCAGCACTCAAACTACCAATCCCTCCCAACAAATTTCTCCGATTGCACCATCTCGCCCACCATCACCCATTAGTACTGCCATTGAATAAACGTGGCTGCAACATTTAACCATCTCCTACTTTCATCTTAACAGTATGTACGTGTGCACGCACAAGGAAGAAAAAAGATCTTTCCACATCACCCTCATCAAACAAAGAAAGCCTCCATCTATAATTTGATGTCACTTACTATTCCCATCAAATTATAAATAGAGGCTTTTTATGTAAGATTCATCGTTTCATTAAATGAAATGATGTAATGGGAGAATTACGTTGAACTTTTCAAAAGACTTAACTTTTTCCCCGAAAGAGAGAGGTCCAAATATAGCTGAGggataaatatttttataatataactTACCAGCCTTGATTTTGACTTTTATTCTCACAATTATACATGATAATAAATAACACTTAAATGAATAGAAAAAAAAGTTTCTGAATCAAATAAGGCATTTACAGTTGTCTTTTTGGTTGCACATTTTTTTAGCATATCAAAGAATGAATAGCAAAAACTAGCATTTTGCTAGCAAAAGAGATTCAGGACACGAACCATAGCCATGGGTCAAAAAATAACTTGGAGTAGAAATGGATTCTTTATCTTGGACTTCATATGATGCCCAACTTTATGGTAGCTTGACCtagtttgattgattttaactTCAAGCAATCCTCATAAAACTCGAGGCTGAATTCAGCTCGACAAAATGCAAGTTTAACACAGTCACCCGCCCCCCGGGGTGACTGCTGTTGAGATAGACTAATTATAAGGCATTTACCATTTACCATACAATCAAATCTTTTAAAAAAGTAGATGATGATGTCAATTTATTATACATGATGATAGAAAAAACTAGCTTAAAATAATCCTACTCTTAACAAAAATAATACAGGACTTGGTTAGAAGATGAAGGTGACGCTGGCTTGCTTTAAATtacattttgaaaaataaaaataaaagtgccATAGTCATTGGCAGATCCCTATCGGAACATAATGCAGCAGCATGTCGCAAGAAAGAAAGATGGTGGGTGGAAAAGTCAGATGCTCTGCACGGCCCCTTCATCTTTCTTCTGCTTTTTGGTCTTCCATTGGATCGCCTGTTTCAGATTTCCATACACTGTAGCCTGCACATGCGCAAACCCATAAGACCAAACGATACTAATAACTTTATATGGGCTACACTTCGGCGGTGAGAACCACGTTGTGGGAGTTTCCAATTCGAAAATTTTTACGAATAAAATATATCATAAAATATAATGGAATTTCTCAAAGTTAATTCAAGTTATTCTTGAACAAAAAAATTTAAGAGCTTGAATCTAAGTTgcgtaaatttaaataaattatatcataaaattaaatttactatttatactctcaaatatcACACCAAATCTTTTTATTTGGAAATTTATCGATGTTTCATTCATTTTCACTTCTACGTGAAGATGACGCTCAGTCAATATGTTAAAAAGACTCGGTAGGGacgcaaaaaaataaataaataaatatatatataaatcttaaAAAGTCCTTGTCAAAAATTTTTAAACACAAAagagaaaattagaaaaatgagGGTAAGGGCAGGGTGGGTGGGGAGCAACAAAATCTTGTGATCTATTGTGTCAATTAAGGCGGTCAATATGAGCACCATAAAGTAACAGCATTAAACCGCTACATCCAAGTCAAGACCATTAGCTACTGCAACTAGATGAGCTGAAAATGACCATATTACCCTTTTAGGGTTCTCTtttaatgaaattatattttaactGCAATActaaatacaacaacaataacaacaaaataaattttaaatccaattagGTGAAGTTAgctataataacaataataacaacaaaataaGCCTTAGAACCGACTAGGTGGGATCGACTATACAAGtccttttccgtcaatttatgtgatcataaaCAATTTGTTTTgatagattcagggatattaaatccttattcattattttctttcaaattattttagaCCTAcacctaccccttctactgccttccgcaataactaactcacttttccaCACTGGCGCATTATGTGGCATAAGTTGTAAGTGTTCATACCATTCGTGCCGTCCCTCCCTTATCATATTTTCAcctatgatgcacttaatgtcttaGTTTTTTCACACACAACCGGTTCTAAGtccgggtaaaggaggagggttgcgttaggtaatTGACAaacagcgtaaaatttgtcagatcactatgatatgaatcataACCGAATCGCAATaccaaatactattaaaaataaaaattagttcaatatcattaaaaaaaaaaactttaatggAGTACAAAACCATTTTTTACTTTCTTGATAATCTGAACATGAAAAATTGGATTCATgtatgtttttcttttcatttccttcatattttccaagttccaaacagaACTCTTatctcaataaaaaaaattttatacttTTTGATTTTACACTATCTCTcttattaaaaatatcaatttaaGCCTACACAAAATgcacttgaattaattaaattattttttaactaCAAAATACCTTTTCTTTTCAAATTATGTTTAGTGACATAATCATGAATAATAGAAAAATATTGATCCTAGATTTGGAGAAACTTTAGCTttgaatttatattaaatttgtatAAGTTtgtaacataaaattatattaaaatttacgTAAATATATCCACATATAAATATAAGGTTCGAAACCTTACCTTTACTCCTAAATGCAATATATAAATTATGAATCCATGTTATTGTTAGATCACATGATGCGCACAAATTGAATGAGTAAACGATGCATTGGAGTATTTTttgacataataataataataataataataataataataatgcctATTTTTGGATGTTTATATAAATTACGCTCCAAAAAATAAGAATTTCTTTTCAAGAATTATAAAGAGATCCTTATGAGAAAACCATTACAATTATGAAGGCCGGCGTTTACATTCATTCAATCATAGAATTTAAAAATAGGTTGTATGTTTGTCATAGAATTTAAAAGTAGGCCATTAAAACATATCAAATAAGCCTCTAATTATATCTAACTTTTAAGCATTTAATGTTATCATAATTCATATTATGAAACcttaaaacaaacaaaataatactcacccttttctttatttattaacAAAAGGtcaatttcattttaaaattttattaattagaGGGAGAGACCGGAAAATTTTTCAACTAACTGATTTAATTGTCAACTTAAAAAGTTTAAACATTAAATTTCAAATCTTAAAAATTTAATTgtatgaatttgaacaaattttagtatgatttaatactataatttgtCTAAATCCACACAACTTAAAATCCAtactattaaatattaaaaaatatatatttataataaaaaataaaaaatatgaatatcATGTCTAAATTTAGATAGCTttggatttaaataaattaatataatttctCCTATACTTTCTCAAGAAAGGGTAACACTGTATTTGGAAGCACGAATTTTagatttaaacaaatttcaatacaattttgtattacattttattcaaacctaatgcaaattcaaattcaaattcaaattcaaaatctcccTAAATAtaggataaatttattttttttctaaaacataTGGGATCTTAAATTTGTTGGGTGATTTTCGCCTTCTTAACCCCAAAAGCTAGTTCATGAGATGAGGAttttcctcacacttaataactaaccACCAATTTCTTTCACAACCGATGTGAAAtaatctcaacaatctccccctcacacatcgggcTCCAAATCGACGATAGTACAAACCCGACATCCCGATGAGAATGTTGAACTATGGGTTCTGATACCAATATGTGGTTTTGAACTTTCTTAACCTCAAAAGTTAGCTTATGGGGTGAAACTTTTCCTCACAATTAATAACTAACCACTAGCCCCTTCCATAATTGATGTGAGATAATcctaacaaaatttaaatttgagcaaatttaaataaaaaatttaatataactttatgttgcattttatccaaattcacatCCACCCAAATCTTAGGTAGCTCTCAAACATATGGCaagtaatttttgaaaaaaatattttgagattagTGTGAAATGgcaaaagtaaaagaaaaataagagtaATAACAATGAAGAGATTTTAGATAGGGACCCCCACCCccgcggcggcggcggcggcggcggggGCGGGGGGCGGGGGGTTCCACAGCAGGGCTTTTCTccagaagaaaaaaagaaaaaaggcctGCAGGCCAAGCTTACCACAACCCCATGGGCCCATACAACTTATAAAGCGACCCAATTTTTTGCCCAATGCCCCTGCAAATTATGATCCCATCACCCATCCAAAGGGGTTTCCCATAATTTGGCAGGGGCATTTTCTCATGCCCATCATCAGTTGATTCAGCTGCTTCAAATTTCATCGCCATTACGGCTTAAATTCTTCACCTTtcccaacaaaaatataaacttgatgcataaaaaaaataaaaattgaaggtTTGAAAATGTAAAATTGTGATCACCATCAAATTTAAAATGCAAAATTTGCAGTTATATAGATGCAAAATTGAAATAGGTATGTGTGAAAAGCTTACCCAGAAGTGAGATTCCGCATGGGGAAGATTCAAAAAGCTCCCCTTCTTTCCAATTCTAGCCACCTTCACAGCCGTGTTATTGCTTCCGCCAATTTCGCCGCCGTCGATGTCTCTTTTGCCCTTGAGGCTGAGGGCCCTCCTCCTCCCCCAGCCCCAAGAGCCAAACAGCCCCGATCCCTTCCTCGGCCCCGACGATGCATATCCCTTGCCAAGAACAATAGTCCCAAGCCGCTGCCCTGTTTCGGGGCTGCTGCGGCTGCCGCAAATACTCAAGGGGTACCCAGCTTGCGGAGTGTGTCCGAAGGAGAGGGACTTGGCGACGTAGGGGCCGTCGAGGACGGTGGTGGGGGAGGGCATCTTGGGAACTCTGAATTCGGAGAAGAGCCTGGGAGGGAGGTGCAAACAGGTGGTGCGGGCGGCGGAGAGGGCGGAGCATGGGCGGGGCTTGCCGGGCTGCTCCTCCCACCGGAAGGGAACGGAGGCGGTTGCGTGGAGTGGGGGGGTTAGGGTTCCGGAGGGCTCAGGAGACTGCATGGGTGGGGGGAGAAATGAGAAGAGCGGAAGCTTTGGGGTTGAACTTGGGTCTGCACCAgaagctgctgctgctgttgcctCTGCTTCTTCCTCGCacgccatctctctctctctctctctcgctgatCGATCTCTCTAATCACTAAAGCAGATGACGAATTAGGAAAGGGTAgcctttttttatatattaaatatttcaATTAGCTACATTTTAGGAGTGAAGGGTACGGGAAATTTGTTGGCGTTGTGTTTTGTCCTTATATTTTGCAATTAAATCTTTTCCTGTCCGTTTTCCTCCTCCATTTATCCTTTTTCCTTTTGCCTTTTTGGTGATTCGTGGAAAGAGGGCGTGCCTAGAGAGAAGAGGAATGGTCAAACCTATGTTCCGCCATTAATTAATTTCATGTCCACACACTCAACACCAGCTAGCCTAGCCATCCTCAAAAGCAATGCTCCGCGCAAAGCTTGTCAATGATGCACCACAAATGATGCACCACAACGCGCCAGGCTGTGGCTTCCTCCAATGCCCAATGGCAATGGGCTTCCTCTGTTCTATTCTCCTATTCCCTACGCATAAGACATGTTATTTGACCGAGAAGAAGGTTGCAAGTCAATCCATActcatctttttttattttatttttttgacaaaAGAAAATCTATTTAATTACCAACAAAAAAAATTGACAGTGTGCACAGATGCATATACAAAAGTGCAAtgtgtaaataattttttttgacaACAATATTATTGTATTTTAGAAGTAAAACTAGTATTTGTAGTAAATAACATTAGATAAATctacatttaaaaattttattttaaataggtcAAGATTTGGACCtaaaaaaattcatttcattcaaaaaataaaataaatgcaagggtactaaaaatgttaaataaaatagttaaattcttatttattaaaattactgttaagtgtttaatatcttttataaaaataataatatgatttctaaaaaataaattttagaaattggTGACTAGAGAAGGAATCACTTGTTCCTTGAGCAATTCCTTCAAAATATTCATGAAATTGTTTTACTAGAATATATACCctgaaaaataattaatttaaaatttatctaaaattttaaaaactcattataaGTAAACGAAAAAAATAACGATGAAAATTTTATGCagcaaattaaaatttttaaaaaataaagttataatattttcatgggaagaaatcatatattgagatttttataaaataaaaataataaaaaatatacttattagtttttatctataatattatgtaaatattaaaaaatttagtatttctcATAATTTTAATTGGGGTGTTTGTGTCATATCATGTCTtgtatttttaaagatttttttttgtcCATATGTTTGCATATTGATATTTGTATTTAactttcaatattcatatttatcTTTGTAAACTAATTTATGACAATATATTATTAACTCATCTTAAATATATAAatctaaaaattattaaaatattgtaCACAATATTATTCACGAAGTGACAATTTTTACTATTATATAAAACTGAAtgaataaaactaaaaataaagtgaTATTTTATAGATTATTTAaacttttgtttctttatttttattgtttgccATTGTGGGGTAATTTTTGGATTATTTTAAccttttgtgtaatgtatgagcCACAAGTTGTTGTGAAGTTAGTAAGAAATGATACTAATGGTGACAGGCTAATAATTCCAAGGATGATGGAATGATTAGTGTTTTAATATTGATctctaaaataaaattatttgattttttttttattacataggaatttCAGCCACGAACAAGTTCTTCGGACCCCCTGgtacggcaccaaacctacgaatcagCGTCCTTCCCCTAGATTTCGTTGATAAGGTAAAGTCCGAAATGCGAATacggcttctgtgcatcagttggacgttcaaCCAACTCGACTCCCAGGACaaatctccattaccatccacggtctctgttgactcacagagtaaattttcaccatccacaggtactaATGACTCCATGAGTGTATTTACCTAGAATTAAACTTCTGATACTTCTTCTTACTTGTTGATACCTTTTTACCGCGCCATACCCGTGGGAAATTATGAGAAATTACACTTGTCTTAAATATCAATTATAGGTTTAATTACAAAATTCATTCAAAATATCTTACCATCATGTTGTTGACACTAATAACTcaccattttaatttttcaaaagttttggGAAAAATAAAGTACAAAGTTTAATTTTTTGTAGACAACACTCACAAGCCCTTTGGACCCCGGTGCGGTGCCAAATCCATGGGGGTAAAAATATTGCCGCCCGTTCATTGACACACTCTTGGTAATTCACTGTGCAAACCATAAGTGGGGAATCAAATCCATGAACTTGAGATTACCAAAGTCATAAATTTGCCGTTACCATTTGAGCAATTTCGGCTGGACATCCTCTTATTATTAGTTGACTAGTATTAAAttagtttaaaaaaataataaatttttttttagtcAATCTGTAATTTAAATTGAGCAGCAAAAATAATTATTTCTCTTGGCACACGTTAGCTGGGAAGACACAATGAAGACCTCCGGTGATTCACATTCATTTATGTTCCTTTTCTATTAAACTATGTGAATGCACAATTAGTTTTCTTCATCAATGAAATGAATTCTCTACTAGATTATGACTTTGCATACTACTTCCAAATATCGAGAGCTTGATTATAAATGTAAGATTCAACGaactaaaaaaaaatgtaattgaTATTTCTTTCTTAGGTCATGAAATTAGTGaaaaaattatttgttaaattttcttttcttatattTGAAAAGACGttagatttggagttgtattgaatttgaaaaaaaattatggtgcgtttgggagtatggatttcagatctaaaatttaaatttgagtgaatttgaataaatttcaatataattttatattatattttatttaaattcaatacaatttcaaatcAAAGATCTCTCCAAATAGAGGATTTGTCTAAAATTATATTGTAATTTATCCATATCtactcatatttaaatttaaagctCGAAACCTACTGTCATTGAGATGCTCCTTATTAATTTTCCCTTCCCATTCAATTCCACTCATGTCAACTTTTACGTTCCAAGCATATAAATTCTAGCatgaattttaatattaattaaatatgacATGTTGATTGGACAATGATTGAAGACTAAACATTTTAATCAATTTGACATGAAAATTAAGTTCCATAAACTTATCTAATACGTTTGCCAGCAAAGACTGAGATATCCAGTCACATCCCTCAAAATAGACTAGTTCTAGATATTATATACGCAACCGAAAACACACACACATGGAATATATATAGACACatacacacacgcgcgcgcgTACATATATAACCTGTTGTTGTCCGAAAATCGAAAGATCTTCGCGAATCGTTCCCGATCACGACCAACTAAAATAGATCAAGTAAAAATGACTTGGAGGACATTGAGTGTACTCGGGAGATCattctgatgcctaagtaagggactaaTGAGAGGTTTTGAATTGTAACAATAGAAAGAAGCATCAATTCGGTATTGATGGACACTATTATGCTTGTGGGGGTTACATAGGTTTTATGGGCATTTATGTAgagattttaaaatagttttgTAACCATTCCCTCTTATCAATGCGTGTGCATTAAGGTTTGCAGTGGTTATGTAGAGAGGTTTA
This region of Malania oleifera isolate guangnan ecotype guangnan chromosome 10, ASM2987363v1, whole genome shotgun sequence genomic DNA includes:
- the LOC131165240 gene encoding uncharacterized protein At4g00950 isoform X1, which gives rise to MACEEEAEATAAAASGADPSSTPKLPLFSFLPPPMQSPEPSGTLTPPLHATASVPFRWEEQPGKPRPCSALSAARTTCLHLPPRLFSEFRVPKMPSPTTVLDGPYVAKSLSFGHTPQAGYPLSICGSRSSPETGQRLGTIVLGKGYASSGPRKGSGLFGSWGWGRRRALSLKGKRDIDGGEIGGSNNTAVKVARIGKKGSFLNLPHAESHFWATVYGNLKQAIQWKTKKQKKDEGAVQSI
- the LOC131165240 gene encoding uncharacterized protein At4g00950 isoform X2, with amino-acid sequence MACEEEAEATAAAASGADPSSTPKLPLFSFLPPPMQSPEPSGTLTPPLHATASVPFRWEEQPGKPRPCSALSAARTTCLHLPPRLFSEFRVPKMPSPTTVLDGPYVAKSLSFGHTPQAGYPLSICGSRSSPETGQRLGTIVLGKGYASSGPRKGSGLFGSWGWGRRRALSLKGKRDIDGGEIGGSNNTAVKVARIGKKGSFLNLPHAESHFWAT